One genomic window of Cricetulus griseus strain 17A/GY chromosome 3, alternate assembly CriGri-PICRH-1.0, whole genome shotgun sequence includes the following:
- the Hsd11b2 gene encoding LOW QUALITY PROTEIN: corticosteroid 11-beta-dehydrogenase isozyme 2 isoform X2 (The sequence of the model RefSeq protein was modified relative to this genomic sequence to represent the inferred CDS: inserted 2 bases in 2 codons) has translation MERWPWPSGGAWLLVAXRALLQLLRSDLRLGRPLXLALLAALDWLCQRLLPPPAALVVLAAAGWIALSRLARPPRLPVATRAVLITGCDTGFGKETAKKLDAMGFMVLATVLDLNSPGAQELRACCSPRLKLLEMDLTKPEDIRRVLEFTKTHTTGTGLWGLVNNAGLNSVVADVELSPVATFRNCMEVNFFGALELTKGLLPLLRHSRGRIVTVGSPAGDMPYPCLAAYGTSKAAVALLMDTFGCELLPWGIKVSVIQPGCFKTESVTNVNLWEKRKQLLLANLPVELLQAYGEDYIEHLHGQFLHSLRMAVPDLSPVVDAIIDALLAARPRRRYYPGRGLVLMYFIHYYLPEGLRRRFLQNFFIRHCLPRALRSGQPGPAPAQDTPQDPNPSLVAAR, from the exons ATGGAGCGCTGGCCTTGGCCATCGGGCGGCGCCTGGCTGCTAGTGG GCCGCGCGTTGCTGCAGTTGCTGCGCTCGGACCTACGTCTGGGCCGCCCGT TGCTGGCGCTGCTGGCCGCGCTCGACTGGCTGTGCCAGCGCCTGCTGCCCCCGCCGGCGGCACTCGTGGTGCTAGCTGCTGCCGGCTGGATCGCGTTGTCCCGCCTGGCGCGCCCTCCTCGCCTGCCCGTGGCCACTCGCGCGGTGCTCATCACCG GTTGTGACACTGGTTTTGGCAAGGAGACAGCTAAGAAACTGGATGCCATGGGCTTCATGGTGCTGGCCACTGTGTTGGATTTGAATAGCCCTGGTGCTCAAGAACTGCGTGCCTGCTGTTCCCCTCGCTTAAAGCTGCTGGAGATGGACCTGACCAAGCCAGAGGACATCAGGCGTGTGCTGGAGTTCACCAAGACTCACACCACAGGCACTG GCCTATGGGGTCTGGTTAACAATGCTGGCCTCAACAGTGTAGTGGCCGATGTGGAGCTGTCTCCTGTGGCAACTTTCCGAAACTGCATGGAAGTGAACTTCTTTGGTGCACTTGAACTGACTAAGGGTCTCCTGCCACTCCTTCGACACTCAAGGGGACGTATTGTGACAGTTGGCAGCCCTGCAG GAGACATGCCGTATCCCTGCTTGGCAGCCTATGGAACCTCCAAGGCAGCTGTAGCACTACTTATGGACACATTTGGCTGTGAATTGCTTCCCTGGGGTATCAAGGTCAGCGTTATCCAGCCTGGCTGCTTCAAGACAG AGTCAGTGACCAATGTGAACCTCTGGGAGAAGCGCAAGCAACTGCTGCTGGCCAACCTGCCTGTAGAGCTGCTGCAGGCCTACGGTGAAGACTACATTGAGCACTTGCATGGGCAATTTCTGCATTCACTCAGAATGGCAGTGCCTGACCTCAGCCCGGTTGTAGATGCCATCATTGATGCACTGCTGGCAGCTCGGCCACGTCGCCGTTATTACCCAGGCCGTGGCCTGGTACTCATGTATTTCATCCACTACTACCTGCCAGAGGGCCTGCGGCGCCGCTTCCTGCAAAACTTCTTCATCAGACACTGTCTACCCCGAGCACTGAGGTCTGGCCAACCTGGCCCTGCTCCTGCTCAGGACACACCCCAGGACCCAAACCCTTCCCTAGTGGCGGCTAGGTGA